The following proteins are co-located in the Micromonospora viridifaciens genome:
- a CDS encoding winged helix-turn-helix domain-containing protein, with product MITTWQQVADALRAAIRDGVTPPGDRLPTVAELAEQYGVAKMTVQRALTDLRAEDLIVSWQGGRA from the coding sequence ATGATCACGACTTGGCAGCAGGTTGCCGACGCGCTGCGTGCAGCAATCCGAGACGGCGTGACGCCCCCAGGCGACCGGCTACCCACCGTCGCGGAGCTGGCCGAGCAATACGGCGTGGCCAAGATGACCGTGCAACGGGCACTGACGGACCTACGCGCCGAAGACCTCATCGTGTCGTGGCAGGGAGGCCGGGCGTGA
- a CDS encoding CPCC family cysteine-rich protein — MSDEELVRRRVEWFHRYASLKNVVAPVRDLPYPCPCCGHATLSERGAYEICRECWWEDDGQDNHDSAVVRGGPNGRLSLDDARAEYVRKGRALQPHVPPCEPR, encoded by the coding sequence ATGTCTGATGAAGAACTGGTCCGCCGACGGGTGGAATGGTTCCATCGTTACGCCTCTCTGAAGAACGTCGTCGCCCCGGTGCGCGACCTCCCCTACCCCTGCCCATGCTGCGGCCATGCCACGCTTTCGGAACGAGGCGCCTACGAGATCTGCCGCGAGTGCTGGTGGGAGGATGACGGCCAGGACAATCACGACAGCGCGGTCGTCAGGGGCGGGCCAAACGGCCGCCTGAGCTTGGACGACGCGCGAGCCGAATACGTCCGCAAAGGCAGGGCGCTCCAGCCACACGTGCCGCCGTGCGAGCCCAGGTGA
- a CDS encoding GYD domain-containing protein — protein MPTYIALLNWTDQGIRAYKDTAKRAEAFAAATQNLGASLLKIYWTVGPYDLVAIIEAPDEETATAALLHLGGAGNVRTTTLRAFGREEMDRIIAKAAG, from the coding sequence ATGCCGACGTACATCGCGTTGCTGAACTGGACCGATCAGGGGATCCGAGCTTACAAGGACACCGCGAAGCGCGCTGAGGCCTTCGCCGCAGCCACCCAGAACCTCGGGGCGAGTCTCCTGAAGATTTACTGGACCGTCGGTCCGTACGACCTCGTGGCCATCATCGAGGCGCCCGATGAAGAAACCGCCACCGCGGCACTCCTGCATCTCGGCGGGGCGGGCAACGTCCGTACCACGACCCTGCGGGCCTTCGGCCGCGAGGAGATGGACCGCATCATCGCCAAAGCCGCTGGCTAA
- a CDS encoding FAD-dependent oxidoreductase, with translation MMMRIAIAGGGLGGLTLARILHRHGIDAMVYEREASRSARSQGGSLDLHPESGQRALADAGLAGRFRSAARPEGEEHRILDPAGRTLVHHRPQPGSFTGRPEIDRSALRDLLLDSLPGDAVAWQHRLVAATPRPDGGFGLMFDGGHSADCDVLIGADGARSVVRSLLTDAALSSVATLVELSISDADRRHPDLAELVGPGNLWCIGVNQILAAQRLGDGSIRVGISLRADDRHLDTYRSKRALLDMFDGWDPSLTALIEAGDGPPTPRRIEAMPTGTRWAHQPGITLIGDAAHLMPPVGEGANQAMLDAAELAAELATNPADPDSAIQTYEEAMFTRIHPIAEMSARVQAMMLSPTAADDIIRFFTPQPAESAPAGRAAIL, from the coding sequence ATGATGATGCGAATCGCGATCGCCGGCGGTGGCCTCGGCGGCCTGACGCTGGCCCGAATCCTGCACCGACACGGCATCGACGCCATGGTGTACGAACGCGAGGCAAGCCGATCCGCGCGGTCACAGGGCGGATCGCTCGACCTGCACCCGGAATCCGGGCAACGGGCCCTGGCCGATGCGGGCCTCGCCGGCCGATTTCGGTCCGCGGCACGGCCGGAGGGCGAGGAACATCGCATCCTCGACCCGGCCGGACGCACCCTCGTGCACCACAGGCCACAACCCGGCTCATTCACCGGACGCCCCGAGATCGACCGCAGCGCACTGCGTGATCTTCTGCTCGATTCGCTCCCCGGCGACGCGGTGGCATGGCAGCACCGGCTCGTCGCGGCGACGCCACGACCCGATGGAGGCTTCGGGCTCATGTTCGATGGCGGCCACAGCGCCGACTGCGATGTCCTCATCGGCGCGGACGGCGCACGCTCGGTCGTCCGGTCGCTGCTGACCGACGCGGCACTGTCCTCCGTGGCAACCTTGGTGGAGCTCAGCATCAGCGACGCCGACCGGCGCCACCCGGATCTCGCCGAGCTGGTCGGCCCCGGAAACCTCTGGTGCATCGGCGTGAACCAGATCCTGGCAGCGCAACGCCTCGGCGACGGCAGCATCCGAGTCGGGATCTCCCTACGCGCGGACGATCGCCACCTGGACACCTACCGCAGCAAGCGCGCTCTGCTGGACATGTTCGATGGCTGGGACCCCAGCCTCACCGCCCTCATCGAAGCCGGCGACGGCCCGCCGACCCCACGCAGGATCGAGGCGATGCCCACCGGCACACGCTGGGCCCACCAGCCGGGCATCACCCTCATCGGTGACGCCGCGCACCTCATGCCGCCGGTCGGCGAGGGCGCCAACCAAGCCATGCTCGACGCCGCCGAACTCGCCGCCGAACTCGCCACCAACCCCGCCGACCCCGACTCGGCGATCCAGACGTACGAGGAGGCGATGTTCACCAGAATCCACCCGATCGCCGAAATGTCCGCCCGAGTCCAGGCGATGATGCTGTCCCCCACCGCAGCCGACGACATCATCCGCTTCTTCACGCCGCAGCCCGCCGAGTCGGCACCCGCCGGGCGGGCCGCCATCCTGTGA
- a CDS encoding TetR/AcrR family transcriptional regulator produces MSVQDSGQRQAAEATAGDRDSHHHLRYRTLYLMDTPYGSAPLPVWERPEPQPRAAPVPLSRAKIAATAIRIADAHGLEGLSVRKIAKELGVGPMRLYDYVINRSELLDLMVDAVYAQIAEAGQHSEWRATVLAIVHRTRDAALDHEWFVDLLGARPHIGPHALAVGESTAAALSQAPGVRGIDDLQRALGALNAFIVGALRREITERRTARSTGTDVSAWQAALGPYLTRMLETGRYPTIARLVIDGAHLNAEETFHHNLITILDGITSHPHT; encoded by the coding sequence GTGTCGGTGCAGGATTCGGGCCAGCGTCAGGCCGCCGAGGCCACCGCCGGCGATCGCGATTCGCATCATCATCTCCGTTACCGTACGCTGTACCTCATGGATACGCCGTACGGTAGCGCACCGTTGCCCGTCTGGGAACGGCCCGAGCCTCAGCCGCGGGCGGCGCCGGTGCCGCTGAGCCGCGCGAAGATCGCCGCCACGGCGATCCGGATCGCCGACGCACATGGCCTCGAGGGGCTATCGGTACGCAAGATCGCCAAAGAGCTCGGTGTCGGCCCGATGCGGCTCTACGACTACGTGATCAACAGATCCGAACTGCTCGATCTGATGGTCGATGCCGTGTACGCCCAGATCGCCGAGGCCGGCCAGCACTCCGAGTGGCGCGCCACGGTACTGGCCATCGTTCACCGGACCCGCGATGCCGCTCTTGATCATGAGTGGTTCGTCGATCTGCTCGGCGCAAGGCCACACATAGGACCCCACGCGCTCGCCGTGGGCGAATCGACCGCGGCGGCGCTAAGCCAGGCCCCTGGCGTGCGCGGTATCGACGATCTCCAGCGGGCATTGGGCGCCCTCAACGCGTTCATCGTCGGAGCGCTCCGCAGGGAGATCACCGAGCGCCGCACCGCCCGTTCAACCGGCACCGACGTGTCCGCTTGGCAGGCCGCCCTCGGACCCTACCTGACACGCATGCTCGAAACAGGCCGCTACCCCACCATCGCGCGGCTCGTCATCGACGGCGCCCACCTCAATGCCGAGGAAACCTTCCACCACAACCTGATCACCATCCTGGACGGCATCACCAGCCATCCCCACACGTGA
- a CDS encoding GNAT family N-acetyltransferase — translation MAVFLETERLVLRAFTGADVDHLVALDSDPDVMRFINGGRPTSRDVIQARTLPRLLHDYPCFGTRGYWAAEEKATGALLGWFEFRPLDEHSPAVVELGYRLNKAAWGSGYATEGARALIRKGFTDLGVDRVTANTMAVNTRSRRVMEKAGLSFLRTFTGDWPEAIEGSEQGEVEYELTRADWEQRR, via the coding sequence ATGGCTGTCTTCCTGGAAACCGAACGTCTCGTGCTGCGCGCGTTCACCGGCGCGGACGTCGACCATCTGGTCGCGCTGGACAGCGACCCCGACGTCATGCGCTTCATCAACGGTGGCCGACCGACGAGCCGCGACGTGATCCAGGCGCGGACCCTGCCGCGGCTGCTGCACGACTACCCGTGCTTCGGCACCCGTGGCTACTGGGCTGCTGAGGAGAAGGCCACCGGCGCCCTCCTGGGCTGGTTCGAGTTCCGCCCCCTCGACGAGCACAGCCCCGCCGTGGTCGAACTCGGTTACCGGCTGAACAAGGCCGCCTGGGGCAGCGGGTACGCCACGGAGGGAGCGCGGGCCCTGATCAGGAAGGGGTTCACCGACCTCGGTGTGGATCGGGTCACCGCGAACACGATGGCCGTCAACACCCGTTCGCGCCGGGTGATGGAGAAGGCGGGACTGTCGTTTCTGCGTACCTTCACCGGGGACTGGCCGGAGGCGATCGAAGGCTCCGAGCAGGGCGAGGTCGAGTACGAACTCACCCGCGCCGACTGGGAGCAGCGCCGGTAG
- a CDS encoding Uma2 family endonuclease has protein sequence MPLPDSEHAIIASRLFAWLIMAGWPAEQVLQAVGVRIPGPDGDGGRIPDLSVWRKPPARGVWSNVADVALVIEIVSPGSEAMDAVTKVREYASAGIPRYWVVDRDGAQTVTLHELAGDGRYAERARMPLAWLLQTPPADHLD, from the coding sequence ATGCCGCTGCCCGACTCGGAACACGCGATCATCGCGAGTCGCCTCTTCGCCTGGCTGATCATGGCGGGGTGGCCGGCGGAGCAGGTGCTCCAGGCGGTCGGCGTACGCATCCCCGGGCCGGACGGTGACGGCGGCCGGATCCCCGATCTCAGCGTCTGGCGTAAGCCACCGGCACGTGGCGTCTGGTCGAACGTGGCGGATGTCGCCCTGGTGATCGAGATCGTGTCGCCCGGCTCGGAGGCGATGGACGCGGTGACCAAGGTCCGGGAGTACGCCTCGGCGGGCATCCCGCGCTACTGGGTGGTCGACCGGGACGGCGCGCAGACCGTGACGTTGCACGAGCTCGCCGGCGACGGGCGGTACGCCGAGCGGGCGCGGATGCCGTTGGCGTGGTTGTTGCAGACCCCGCCGGCCGATCACCTCGACTGA
- a CDS encoding glycine betaine ABC transporter substrate-binding protein, translating into MKRVLALAMTATLALGAAACGAKSDDASGKDDKKITIGYMAWDEAIAASHLWQHILEEKGYQVQLKNLEAGLVYGGLANGDLDLFLDGWLPQTHASYMKKYGDKLEKLGVWYDDASLSIAVPKYVDGVDSLEDLATKADTFGGQIIGIEPGAGLTKATQEKVLPEYGLDGAMKLKTSSTPAMLAALDGAIAAKKPIVVTLWHPHWAYAKYELKDLADPKGTLGQAEQINTFARKGFGKDFPEVAKMLEKFKMDSQQLASLEDLMFNTHKGDEQKAVEEWLKANPDHLKTLS; encoded by the coding sequence ATGAAGCGCGTCCTGGCGCTCGCGATGACCGCCACCCTGGCGCTCGGCGCGGCCGCCTGTGGCGCGAAGTCGGACGACGCGTCCGGCAAGGACGACAAGAAGATCACCATCGGCTACATGGCCTGGGACGAGGCGATCGCCGCCTCCCACCTGTGGCAGCACATCCTCGAGGAGAAGGGCTACCAGGTCCAGCTCAAGAACCTGGAGGCCGGGCTGGTCTACGGCGGCCTCGCCAACGGCGACCTCGACCTCTTCCTGGACGGCTGGCTGCCCCAGACCCACGCCTCGTACATGAAGAAGTACGGCGACAAGCTGGAGAAGCTCGGCGTCTGGTACGACGACGCCAGCCTGAGCATCGCGGTGCCGAAGTACGTCGACGGCGTCGACTCGCTCGAGGACCTGGCCACCAAGGCCGACACCTTCGGTGGGCAGATCATCGGCATCGAGCCGGGCGCCGGCCTCACCAAGGCCACCCAGGAGAAGGTGCTGCCCGAGTACGGCCTGGACGGCGCCATGAAGCTGAAGACCTCCTCCACCCCGGCCATGCTGGCCGCGCTCGACGGCGCGATCGCCGCGAAGAAGCCGATCGTGGTCACCCTCTGGCACCCGCACTGGGCGTACGCCAAGTACGAGCTGAAGGACCTGGCCGACCCGAAGGGCACCCTGGGCCAGGCCGAGCAGATCAACACCTTCGCCCGGAAGGGCTTCGGCAAGGACTTCCCCGAGGTTGCGAAGATGCTGGAGAAGTTCAAGATGGACAGCCAGCAGCTCGCCTCCCTGGAGGACCTGATGTTCAACACCCACAAGGGTGACGAGCAGAAGGCCGTCGAGGAGTGGCTGAAGGCCAACCCCGACCACCTGAAGACGCTCTCCTGA
- a CDS encoding ABC transporter permease, translating into MNVAQSPLDAWLPRVPLGAWVESAVDWAKVALGSVFDAIAAVVDALVQPLEGLLNGVPAVAVILVLAGLGWWLRGWKFGLGSAVGLGLVAGMPYWEETMSTLAQVLVASLLALLLAIPVGIFIAENPRASALARPALDLMQTMPAFVYLIPAISFFSIGTVPGVLATLVFSMPPGVRLTELGLRQVDKEIVQAAESFGAPPWMVLLRTKLPLALPTIMTGVNQVIMLALSMVVIAGMVGAGGLGDVITFALAQGEVGSGFEGGIAVVVLAVVLDRLTDSAGDRFPSARAQRLARQAA; encoded by the coding sequence ATGAACGTCGCGCAGTCCCCGCTCGACGCCTGGCTGCCCCGGGTGCCGCTCGGCGCCTGGGTGGAGTCCGCCGTGGACTGGGCCAAGGTTGCCCTCGGCTCGGTCTTCGACGCCATCGCGGCCGTGGTCGACGCCCTGGTCCAGCCGCTCGAGGGCCTACTCAACGGCGTACCGGCGGTGGCGGTCATCCTGGTCCTGGCCGGCCTCGGCTGGTGGCTGCGCGGCTGGAAGTTCGGCCTCGGCAGCGCGGTCGGCCTCGGTCTGGTGGCCGGGATGCCGTACTGGGAGGAGACCATGAGCACGCTCGCGCAGGTGCTCGTGGCCAGTTTGCTCGCCCTGCTGCTGGCGATCCCGGTAGGCATCTTCATCGCCGAGAATCCGCGGGCGTCCGCCCTGGCCCGGCCGGCGCTGGACCTCATGCAGACCATGCCGGCGTTCGTCTACCTGATCCCGGCCATCTCCTTCTTCAGCATCGGCACCGTGCCCGGCGTGCTGGCCACGCTGGTGTTCAGCATGCCGCCCGGCGTACGCCTGACCGAGCTCGGCCTGCGCCAGGTGGACAAGGAGATCGTCCAGGCCGCCGAGTCGTTCGGCGCGCCGCCGTGGATGGTGCTGCTCCGGACCAAGCTGCCGCTGGCCCTGCCGACGATCATGACCGGGGTCAACCAGGTCATCATGCTGGCCCTGTCCATGGTGGTCATCGCCGGCATGGTCGGCGCTGGCGGCCTCGGTGATGTGATCACGTTCGCGCTTGCCCAGGGCGAGGTGGGCAGCGGCTTCGAGGGCGGGATCGCCGTCGTGGTTCTCGCCGTGGTGCTCGACCGGCTCACCGACTCCGCGGGCGACCGCTTCCCCTCCGCGCGGGCGCAGCGCCTCGCGCGCCAGGCGGCCTGA
- a CDS encoding quaternary amine ABC transporter ATP-binding protein: MRRLASGAPRAEALAGLPATAAVIDANFEVRPGEIFVVMGLSGSGKSTLIRMLNGLLRPTKGSVQVDGVELTTLKPAALRKLRREKISMVFQHFALMPHRTVLENAGYALEVAGLPKAERRERALEALRMVGLEEWADNLPHDLSGGMRQRVGLARALAAGTDILLMDEAFSALDPLIRREIQDQLLELQAELGKTIIFITHDLNEAMRLGDRIAVMRDGRIVQIGTAEEILTDPANDYVAQFVADVDRTRILTASSVMEKPHHVLDVSAGPRVAAKVLRESQTSVVYVTGPMKRFLGTVTEDEVLRALREGRQNLDGYVSTERVRTVTTDTTVADLFADCAESQHPVAVLDDRGRLAGVIPRITLLSALASATPDVASMVEESAEQPADQPDDKATDQPAQSEVELVAAKGEPA, translated from the coding sequence GTGAGGCGCCTCGCCTCCGGCGCGCCCCGCGCGGAGGCGCTGGCCGGGCTGCCGGCCACGGCCGCCGTGATCGACGCGAACTTCGAGGTACGCCCCGGCGAGATCTTCGTGGTGATGGGCCTGTCCGGCTCCGGCAAGTCGACCCTCATCCGGATGCTGAACGGCCTGCTGCGCCCCACCAAGGGCAGCGTGCAGGTCGACGGGGTCGAGTTGACCACGCTGAAGCCCGCGGCGCTGCGCAAGCTGCGGCGCGAGAAGATCAGCATGGTCTTCCAGCACTTCGCGCTCATGCCACACCGCACGGTGCTGGAGAACGCCGGCTACGCGCTCGAGGTGGCCGGCCTGCCCAAGGCCGAGCGGCGCGAGCGCGCCCTGGAGGCGCTGCGCATGGTCGGGCTCGAGGAGTGGGCGGACAATCTCCCCCACGACCTGTCCGGCGGCATGCGGCAGCGGGTCGGCCTGGCCCGAGCGCTCGCGGCCGGCACCGACATCCTGCTGATGGACGAGGCGTTCTCGGCGCTGGATCCGCTCATCCGCCGGGAGATCCAGGACCAGCTCCTGGAGCTCCAGGCCGAGCTGGGCAAGACCATCATCTTCATCACCCACGACCTGAACGAGGCCATGCGGCTCGGTGACCGGATCGCGGTGATGCGGGACGGCCGCATCGTCCAGATCGGCACCGCCGAGGAGATCCTCACCGACCCGGCCAACGACTACGTGGCGCAGTTCGTCGCCGACGTCGACCGGACCCGGATCCTCACCGCCTCGTCGGTGATGGAGAAGCCGCACCACGTCCTCGACGTCAGCGCCGGCCCCCGGGTGGCCGCCAAGGTGCTGCGGGAGAGCCAGACCTCGGTGGTCTACGTGACCGGGCCGATGAAGCGGTTCCTCGGCACGGTCACCGAGGATGAGGTGCTGCGGGCGCTGCGCGAGGGCCGGCAGAACCTCGACGGGTACGTCTCGACCGAGCGGGTCCGCACGGTCACCACGGACACGACGGTGGCCGACCTCTTCGCCGACTGCGCGGAGAGCCAGCACCCGGTCGCCGTCCTGGATGACCGGGGCCGGCTGGCCGGGGTCATCCCGCGGATCACCCTGCTCAGCGCCCTGGCCTCCGCGACTCCGGATGTCGCGTCCATGGTGGAAGAGTCGGCGGAGCAGCCGGCGGACCAGCCGGACGACAAGGCGACGGACCAGCCGGCGCAGTCCGAGGTGGAACTGGTCGCCGCGAAGGGAGAGCCGGCATGA
- a CDS encoding TetR/AcrR family transcriptional regulator has protein sequence MGNREDLLAGAKRCLIEKGYAGTKARDVAAAAGTSLAAIGYHFRTTKALLNEALIEAMAEWGEELGRALADDAGPDATPQERFEAAWERIIESFARLRPLWAIQFELISQMDRAPELREAFATANRQARLGLAEVFHRLDPAVDEPTALTLGAFHQALLAGLATQWLVDPQATLSAKELTRALQTVTDEFRAGQG, from the coding sequence ATGGGAAATCGGGAAGACCTGCTCGCCGGGGCCAAGCGCTGTCTGATCGAGAAGGGCTACGCCGGCACCAAGGCCCGCGACGTCGCCGCCGCCGCGGGCACCAGCCTGGCCGCCATCGGCTACCACTTCCGCACCACGAAGGCACTGCTCAACGAGGCCCTCATCGAGGCGATGGCGGAGTGGGGCGAGGAGCTGGGGCGCGCCCTCGCGGACGACGCCGGCCCGGATGCCACCCCGCAGGAGCGGTTCGAGGCGGCCTGGGAGCGGATCATCGAGTCCTTCGCCCGGCTGCGGCCGCTCTGGGCCATCCAGTTCGAGCTGATCTCACAGATGGACCGCGCGCCCGAGCTGCGCGAGGCGTTCGCCACCGCCAACCGGCAGGCCCGGCTCGGCCTGGCCGAGGTCTTCCACCGGCTCGACCCAGCCGTCGACGAACCGACCGCGCTCACCCTCGGCGCCTTCCACCAGGCGCTGCTCGCCGGCCTGGCGACCCAGTGGCTGGTCGACCCGCAGGCGACCCTGTCGGCCAAGGAGCTGACTCGGGCGCTGCAGACCGTCACCGACGAGTTCCGCGCCGGTCAGGGCTGA
- a CDS encoding FAD-dependent monooxygenase, translated as MTDVLISGAGVAGPALAWWLRRHGFRPTVVERAPALRDGGYKVDLRGAALTVVDRMGLREQVSRHDTGMRLARFVDAGGAQLATMDAALFGGREGDDVEIMRGDLARILVDATDDVEYIYGDSIAALSPAADGVEVAFERGPDRRFDLVIGADGLHSRVRRLAFGPGSAHLRPLGHHIAIFTVPAAYAEERVELMHPAPGRSVGVYRTAGAPDARALFLFRSPAEEPDHRDVAAQRAALTRAFAGSGWRVPELLAAMADAPDFYFDAMSQVRMDHWSTGRIALVGDAGYAASPASGQGTSLSLVGAYVLAESLAEAGGDPAAGFAAYERRMRPFVAANQQLAEHNLKGMVLGSAAQIRFQTLMLRLMPRLPGRERMIRRVTEPIRKAATAITLPESPAASRPRLVR; from the coding sequence ATGACCGATGTGCTGATCTCCGGCGCCGGCGTCGCCGGCCCTGCCCTCGCCTGGTGGCTGCGCCGCCACGGCTTCCGCCCGACCGTCGTCGAGCGGGCCCCGGCCCTCCGCGATGGGGGCTACAAGGTGGACCTCCGCGGCGCGGCCCTGACCGTGGTGGACCGGATGGGCCTGCGCGAGCAGGTGAGCCGGCACGACACCGGCATGCGGCTGGCCCGGTTCGTCGACGCCGGCGGGGCGCAACTGGCCACGATGGACGCCGCGCTCTTCGGCGGGCGGGAGGGGGACGACGTCGAGATCATGCGGGGTGACCTGGCCCGCATCCTGGTCGACGCCACCGACGACGTCGAGTACATCTACGGCGACTCGATCGCCGCGCTGAGCCCGGCCGCCGACGGGGTGGAGGTCGCCTTCGAGCGGGGTCCGGACCGCCGCTTCGACCTGGTGATCGGCGCGGACGGCCTGCACTCGAGGGTCCGGCGGCTGGCCTTCGGGCCCGGCTCGGCGCACCTGCGCCCGCTCGGGCATCACATCGCGATCTTCACCGTGCCCGCGGCGTACGCCGAGGAGCGCGTCGAGCTGATGCATCCCGCCCCGGGACGGTCGGTCGGCGTCTACCGGACCGCCGGCGCGCCGGATGCCCGGGCGCTGTTCCTCTTCCGGTCGCCGGCCGAGGAGCCCGACCATCGGGACGTCGCCGCGCAGCGGGCCGCGCTGACCCGGGCGTTCGCCGGGTCCGGCTGGCGGGTGCCGGAGCTGCTCGCCGCGATGGCGGACGCGCCGGACTTCTACTTCGACGCGATGAGCCAGGTACGGATGGATCACTGGTCGACCGGGCGGATCGCGCTGGTCGGCGACGCCGGGTACGCGGCCTCGCCCGCCTCCGGGCAGGGCACCAGCCTGAGCCTGGTCGGGGCGTACGTGCTGGCCGAGTCGCTGGCCGAGGCGGGCGGCGACCCGGCCGCCGGGTTCGCCGCGTACGAGCGGCGGATGCGCCCGTTCGTGGCGGCCAACCAGCAGCTCGCCGAGCACAACCTCAAGGGCATGGTGCTCGGCTCGGCCGCGCAGATCCGGTTCCAGACGCTGATGCTGCGGCTCATGCCGCGCCTGCCCGGCCGGGAGCGGATGATCCGCCGGGTGACCGAGCCGATCCGCAAGGCCGCGACGGCGATCACCCTGCCGGAGTCGCCGGCGGCGTCCCGACCGCGCCTCGTGCGGTGA
- a CDS encoding DUF6297 family protein → MGTVYAALLAIAMAVALLGPRLGRTLWPAAPVVDPDPLAVVALVGIGGAGVWAALRGLGPLVIGRPDASWLLTAPVRRRGLLLPALVRILLAAAAVGVVAAVVCVGRFAARPIDGAALLGWAALGAAAGMLIALAAVRAQHDPGWGRRWDRLFTAVLLGSGAAALVAPVVPEPPIAALAEPVLWAAALAAVAAAVLGTAVAVRRLDDLSGRRVREASFLVGSYLDAAYTAEPSFLSDLRERRSWRGRALRSAQVRRLPGLPVEAIHDLLVLRRKRHRLGWLTAAALLPAMLAGSPGWVLVPVLLAGALSSADTTLAAVRRDSAQPALVRLLGRTGRQVVAARFLAPAVLAAAWSGLALAALALRSNLPLGPSCALGLAVGPAVAVAALGRARARPIDNSMPLVDTPMGAFAPGPLIWLFNGLEVLVVLTLPTIAALLGGIGSTELGWGSVLAQAALSTLGVAAYLTLAADRNRAAV, encoded by the coding sequence ATGGGAACGGTGTACGCGGCGCTGCTGGCCATCGCCATGGCGGTCGCGCTGCTCGGGCCGCGCTTGGGGCGTACCCTCTGGCCCGCCGCACCGGTCGTCGACCCGGACCCGCTGGCGGTCGTCGCCCTGGTCGGGATCGGCGGCGCGGGCGTGTGGGCGGCACTGCGCGGGCTCGGTCCGCTGGTCATCGGTCGTCCGGACGCCAGTTGGCTGCTCACCGCGCCCGTACGCCGGCGGGGGCTGCTGCTTCCGGCGCTGGTCCGCATTCTGCTCGCTGCCGCCGCGGTCGGGGTCGTCGCCGCCGTGGTCTGCGTCGGTCGATTCGCCGCGCGTCCGATCGACGGGGCGGCGCTGCTCGGCTGGGCGGCGCTGGGCGCGGCAGCGGGCATGCTGATCGCGCTGGCCGCGGTACGCGCCCAGCACGACCCGGGATGGGGCCGCCGGTGGGATCGTCTCTTCACCGCCGTGCTGCTCGGATCCGGTGCGGCGGCTCTGGTCGCTCCCGTGGTGCCGGAGCCGCCGATCGCCGCACTCGCCGAACCGGTTCTGTGGGCCGCGGCGCTTGCGGCGGTCGCCGCCGCGGTCCTGGGCACCGCCGTCGCGGTACGCCGGCTCGACGATCTTTCCGGGCGGCGGGTTCGGGAGGCCTCGTTCCTCGTCGGCTCCTACCTGGACGCTGCCTACACCGCCGAGCCCTCCTTCCTGTCCGATCTCCGGGAACGCCGCTCGTGGCGGGGCCGCGCTCTGCGGTCGGCGCAGGTACGCCGGCTGCCTGGGCTCCCGGTCGAGGCGATCCACGATCTGCTGGTGTTGCGGCGTAAGCGGCACCGCCTCGGCTGGCTCACCGCTGCCGCGCTGCTCCCGGCGATGCTCGCCGGCAGCCCGGGCTGGGTGCTCGTGCCGGTCCTGCTCGCCGGGGCCTTGAGCAGCGCCGACACCACGCTCGCCGCGGTACGCCGCGACTCGGCCCAACCGGCCCTGGTCCGGCTGCTGGGCCGCACCGGCCGCCAGGTCGTCGCCGCCCGATTCCTCGCGCCGGCGGTCCTGGCCGCCGCCTGGTCGGGACTGGCGTTGGCCGCCCTGGCCCTGCGGTCCAACCTGCCCCTCGGACCGTCTTGTGCCCTGGGGTTGGCGGTCGGGCCCGCCGTCGCCGTCGCCGCGCTGGGGCGGGCCCGGGCCCGACCGATCGACAACAGCATGCCCCTGGTCGACACCCCGATGGGCGCCTTCGCGCCGGGGCCGCTGATCTGGCTGTTCAACGGCCTGGAGGTGCTGGTCGTCCTCACCCTGCCGACGATCGCCGCGTTGCTCGGGGGCATCGGGTCGACCGAGCTCGGGTGGGGCTCGGTGCTGGCCCAGGCCGCGCTCTCCACACTTGGCGTCGCGGCGTACCTGACGCTGGCCGCCGACCGGAACCGCGCGGCGGTCTGA